From Oryza sativa Japonica Group chromosome 4, ASM3414082v1, one genomic window encodes:
- the LOC4335844 gene encoding stress protein DDR48 isoform X1, producing the protein MQLQACSNYFVFVSCSFLHQLTSSEMADEYDRSSYRRSGADDEEGGYNKTNTGDYGRSGDDYGRDTGLFNESGNDDNESGYKNTNTDEYGSTGSYNKSNTDDLTGGFNKSGTDDYSGGGGYNKSGADDYSSSGGYSKSGTDNYSGSGGYNKSGNNDYSGSGGGYNKSSAGDYGSEYKDSSTGDYGRGDEYKKSSSDDYDGGYKKSSSNDDGYGGSGYSKPSTGDYDSGKNASNTDGYGGSGYNKSSTDNSESGYNKSGTGEYGSGGGYNKSSTDNYESGYNKSGTGDYGSGGGYDKSDAGDYTGGYNKSSTDEYATGRGKTSSDDY; encoded by the exons ATGCAGCTGCAAGCCTGCAGCAATTATTTTGTGTTTGTTAGTTGCTCATTCCTACATCAATTAACTTCTTCCGA AATGGCAGATGAGTATGATCGCAGCAGCTACAGAAGGTCTGGTGCTGATGACGAGGAAGGTGGCTACAACAAGACCAACACTGGAGATTATGGCCGCAGCGGTGACGACTACGGTCGTGACACTGGCCTCTTCAACGAGTCCGGCAACGACGACAATGAGAGTGGCTACAAGAACACCAACACTGATGAATATGGCAGCACTGGTAGCTACAACAAGTCCAACACCGACGACTTAACTGGCGGCTTCAACAAATCCGGCACAGATGACtacagtggtggcggcggctacaACAAATCTGGCGCCGACGACTACAGCAGCAGCGGTGGCTACAGCAAATCCGGCACTGACAActacagcggcagcggcggctacaACAAATCCGGCAACAATGACTACAGTGGCAGTGGTGGTGGCTACAACAAGTCCAGCGCTGGCGACTATGGCAGCGAGTACAAGGACTCCAGCACCGGCGACTATGGTCGTGGTGACGAATACAAGAAATCAAGCTCAGACGACTATGATGGTGGCTACAAGAAGTCAAGCAGCAACGATGATGGCTATGGCGGAAGCGGCTACAGCAAGCCGAGCACCGGCGACTACGACAGTGGTAAGAACGCCTCCAACACTGATGGATATGGTGGCAGTGGCTACAACAAATCAAGCACAGACAACTCTGAGAGTGGCTACAACAAGTCCGGCACCGGTGAatatggcagcggcggcggctacaaCAAATCAAGCACGGACAACTATGAGAGCGGCTACAACAAGTCCGGCACCGGCGACTATGGCAGCGGTGGTGGCTACGACAAGTCTGACGCCGGTGACTACACTGGTGGCTACAACAAGTCGAGCACTGATGAGTACGCAACCGGAAGAGGCAAGACCAGTTCTGACGACTACTAG
- the LOC4335844 gene encoding stress protein DDR48 isoform X3 — translation MADEYDRSSYRRSGADDEEGGYNKTNTGDYGRSGDDYGRDTGLFNESGNDDNESGYKNTNTDEYGSTGSYNKSNTDDLTGGFNKSGTDDYSGGGGYNKSGADDYSSSGGYSKSGTDNYSGSGGYNKSGNNDYSGSGGGYNKSSAGDYGSEYKDSSTGDYGRGDEYKKSSSDDYDGGYKKSSSNDDGYGGSGYSKPSTGDYDSGKNASNTDGYGGSGYNKSSTDNSESGYNKSGTGEYGSGGGYNKSSTDNYESGYNKSGTGDYGSGGGYDKSDAGDYTGGYNKSSTDEYATGRGKTSSDDY, via the coding sequence ATGGCAGATGAGTATGATCGCAGCAGCTACAGAAGGTCTGGTGCTGATGACGAGGAAGGTGGCTACAACAAGACCAACACTGGAGATTATGGCCGCAGCGGTGACGACTACGGTCGTGACACTGGCCTCTTCAACGAGTCCGGCAACGACGACAATGAGAGTGGCTACAAGAACACCAACACTGATGAATATGGCAGCACTGGTAGCTACAACAAGTCCAACACCGACGACTTAACTGGCGGCTTCAACAAATCCGGCACAGATGACtacagtggtggcggcggctacaACAAATCTGGCGCCGACGACTACAGCAGCAGCGGTGGCTACAGCAAATCCGGCACTGACAActacagcggcagcggcggctacaACAAATCCGGCAACAATGACTACAGTGGCAGTGGTGGTGGCTACAACAAGTCCAGCGCTGGCGACTATGGCAGCGAGTACAAGGACTCCAGCACCGGCGACTATGGTCGTGGTGACGAATACAAGAAATCAAGCTCAGACGACTATGATGGTGGCTACAAGAAGTCAAGCAGCAACGATGATGGCTATGGCGGAAGCGGCTACAGCAAGCCGAGCACCGGCGACTACGACAGTGGTAAGAACGCCTCCAACACTGATGGATATGGTGGCAGTGGCTACAACAAATCAAGCACAGACAACTCTGAGAGTGGCTACAACAAGTCCGGCACCGGTGAatatggcagcggcggcggctacaaCAAATCAAGCACGGACAACTATGAGAGCGGCTACAACAAGTCCGGCACCGGCGACTATGGCAGCGGTGGTGGCTACGACAAGTCTGACGCCGGTGACTACACTGGTGGCTACAACAAGTCGAGCACTGATGAGTACGCAACCGGAAGAGGCAAGACCAGTTCTGACGACTACTAG
- the LOC4335844 gene encoding stress protein DDR48 isoform X2: MGKITSNMWTGEVVFRMADEYDRSSYRRSGADDEEGGYNKTNTGDYGRSGDDYGRDTGLFNESGNDDNESGYKNTNTDEYGSTGSYNKSNTDDLTGGFNKSGTDDYSGGGGYNKSGADDYSSSGGYSKSGTDNYSGSGGYNKSGNNDYSGSGGGYNKSSAGDYGSEYKDSSTGDYGRGDEYKKSSSDDYDGGYKKSSSNDDGYGGSGYSKPSTGDYDSGKNASNTDGYGGSGYNKSSTDNSESGYNKSGTGEYGSGGGYNKSSTDNYESGYNKSGTGDYGSGGGYDKSDAGDYTGGYNKSSTDEYATGRGKTSSDDY, from the exons ATGGGAAAAATCACTTCGAACATGTGGACAGGAGAAGTGGTTTTCCG AATGGCAGATGAGTATGATCGCAGCAGCTACAGAAGGTCTGGTGCTGATGACGAGGAAGGTGGCTACAACAAGACCAACACTGGAGATTATGGCCGCAGCGGTGACGACTACGGTCGTGACACTGGCCTCTTCAACGAGTCCGGCAACGACGACAATGAGAGTGGCTACAAGAACACCAACACTGATGAATATGGCAGCACTGGTAGCTACAACAAGTCCAACACCGACGACTTAACTGGCGGCTTCAACAAATCCGGCACAGATGACtacagtggtggcggcggctacaACAAATCTGGCGCCGACGACTACAGCAGCAGCGGTGGCTACAGCAAATCCGGCACTGACAActacagcggcagcggcggctacaACAAATCCGGCAACAATGACTACAGTGGCAGTGGTGGTGGCTACAACAAGTCCAGCGCTGGCGACTATGGCAGCGAGTACAAGGACTCCAGCACCGGCGACTATGGTCGTGGTGACGAATACAAGAAATCAAGCTCAGACGACTATGATGGTGGCTACAAGAAGTCAAGCAGCAACGATGATGGCTATGGCGGAAGCGGCTACAGCAAGCCGAGCACCGGCGACTACGACAGTGGTAAGAACGCCTCCAACACTGATGGATATGGTGGCAGTGGCTACAACAAATCAAGCACAGACAACTCTGAGAGTGGCTACAACAAGTCCGGCACCGGTGAatatggcagcggcggcggctacaaCAAATCAAGCACGGACAACTATGAGAGCGGCTACAACAAGTCCGGCACCGGCGACTATGGCAGCGGTGGTGGCTACGACAAGTCTGACGCCGGTGACTACACTGGTGGCTACAACAAGTCGAGCACTGATGAGTACGCAACCGGAAGAGGCAAGACCAGTTCTGACGACTACTAG
- the LOC136355960 gene encoding protein SET DOMAIN GROUP 41 isoform X2, whose product MAMGMRARESVNMSEDLTQAIAPYATALHDASLQSHCSSCFHRIPAQSPHDMSCTMCGSVRYCCSDCLISDCEVHSSSGECCFFVKHLREASPSTLTEETSDIRAALRLLYSLETRGLVSSDSVSSSNRIGGLSASGIREVLEEGGEIAEGVLEGSLLMLSARKSRMKNYVGLSNGLTIEKVALWAVMTNSVENEGCTSNKPESCVVPVSKGAAPDAWHAWQNEEAGFAHAQCKYGPRVVVRCTKPINKGDEVFITYIDLLQTREARLSDLWSKYKFICSCELCTALPKPYVDLILNCDARNLKSPHNAVTDPAIEDLDNNLQQAISEYSFLDDSKACCDVIESMLSENLMNDLQQEELSPRKYILHPLHHISVSSFMILASAYRCSAFKSSTDNLHGENCDFIFRMTKAAAAYSIVLAGATHHLFLSECSFVTLLSHFLLSTGQSILDFAECIKGETRKNMPEAIFSFASCSTNSAKHDSVRYNQFRSTCEKFGKPLLSLSLQCWPFLAQGLPCLEKIKNPIDFSWLGPAIFQAFQLSEEDSFNLSGKHAPATLIEQQKECILSLAVCCITYSKYLASICYGPEHYLANRAKDLLECINHVQ is encoded by the exons ATGGCAATGGGGATGAGAGCCCGGGAATCTGTGAACATGTCGGAGGACCTAACTCAGGCCATTGCGCCTTATGCTACTGCCCTGCACGATGCGTCGCTCCAGTCCCACTGTTCGTCATGCTTCCACCGCATACCGGCTCAATCCCCCCACGACATGTCTTGCACGATGTGCGGTTCTGTTCGATATTGCTGCTCGGACTGCTTGATCTCGGACTGTGAAGTGCATTCATCTTCTGGTGAATGTTGCTTCTTTGTGAAACATCTCAGGGAAGCCTCCCCATCCACTCTTACCGAAGAAACGAGCGATATCCGTGCTGCTCTCCGCCTTCTCTATTCGCTTGAGACGCGTGGTCTTGTTTCATCTGATTCGGTCAGCAGCTCCAATAGGATCGGCGGGCTTTCTGCAAGTGGTATTAGGGAGGTTCTGGAGGAGGGTGGGGAGATTGCCGAGGGGGTGCTGGAGGGGAGTTTGTTGATGTTGTCTGCCAGAAAATCGAGGATGAAGAACTATGTTGGTCTCTCCAATGGCTTGACGATAGAGAAGGTGGCATTGTGGGCAGTGATGACAAATAGTGTTGAG AATGAAGGGTGTACTTCAAACAAACCAGAATCATGTGTAGTTCCTGTTAGCAAAGGAGCTGCGCCAGATGCG TGGCATGCTTGGCAGAATGAAGAAGCTGGTTTTGCTCATG CTCAATGTAAATATGGTCCACGAGTTGTTGTTCGCTGCACAAAGCCAATCAACAAGGGAGATGAAGTTTTCATAACATACATTGATCTTCTTCAGACAAGG GAAGCAAGGCTTTCAGATCTGTGGTCAAAGTATAAATTCATTTGTTCTTGCGAGCTTTGTACTGCACTACCAAAACCATATGTGGATCTTATTCTGAAT TGTGATGCTAGGAACTTGAAATCGCCACATAATGCTGTTACAGACCCAGCAATTGAGGATTTGGACAATAACTTACAACAGGCAATATCTGAATACTCATTCCTTGATGACTCTAAAGCTTGCTGTGATGTAATTGAAAGCATGCTTTCAGAAAACTTGATGAATGATTTGCAGCAAGAGGAACTTTCACCAAGGAAATACATACTACACCCCCTACACCATATCAGTGTCAGCAGTTTCATGATACTTGCCTCTGCATACCGGTGCAGTGCCTTCAAATCAAGCACTGATAATTTGCATGGAGAAAATTGTGATTTCATTTTCAGAATGACCAAAGCTGCAGCAGCTTATTCAATAGTTCTTGCAGGGGCTACACATCACTTGTTTTTATCTGAATGTTCCTTTGTGACCCTTCTGTCGCATTTTTTGCTAAGCACTGGACAGTCCATATTAGATTTTGCTGAATGTATTAAGGGAGAAACAAGGAAAAACATGCCTGAAGCTATCTTCAGCTTTGCTTCATGTTCAACAAATTCGGCAAAACATGATTCTGTGCGGTACAATCAATTCAGATCAACTTGTGAGAAGTTTGGCAAGCCCTTGTTATCTTTATCGTTGCAGTGCTGGCCATTTTTAGCCCAAGGCTTACCCTGCCTGGAAAAGATAAAGAACCCCATAGATTTCAGTTGGCTTGGTCCAGCAATATTTCAGGCTTTCCAGCTTTCTGAGGAAGATTCTTTCAACCTTTCTGGTAAACATGCGCCAGCAACTCTCATCGAGCAACAGAAAGAGTGCATTCTGAGCTTAGCTGTTTGCTGCATCACCTACAGCAAATACCTTGCAAGTATATGCTATGGTCCAGAACATTATTTGGCAAATCGTGCTAAAGATCTGCTTGAATGTATCAATCATGTACAATGA
- the LOC136355960 gene encoding protein SET DOMAIN GROUP 41 isoform X1, which produces MAMGMRARESVNMSEDLTQAIAPYATALHDASLQSHCSSCFHRIPAQSPHDMSCTMCGSVRYCCSDCLISDCEVHSSSGECCFFVKHLREASPSTLTEETSDIRAALRLLYSLETRGLVSSDSVSSSNRIGGLSASGIREVLEEGGEIAEGVLEGSLLMLSARKSRMKNYVGLSNGLTIEKVALWAVMTNSVEVQISEEQSLGIAVYGPSFSWFNHSCCPSASYRFVLVPQNEGCTSNKPESCVVPVSKGAAPDAWHAWQNEEAGFAHAQCKYGPRVVVRCTKPINKGDEVFITYIDLLQTREARLSDLWSKYKFICSCELCTALPKPYVDLILNCDARNLKSPHNAVTDPAIEDLDNNLQQAISEYSFLDDSKACCDVIESMLSENLMNDLQQEELSPRKYILHPLHHISVSSFMILASAYRCSAFKSSTDNLHGENCDFIFRMTKAAAAYSIVLAGATHHLFLSECSFVTLLSHFLLSTGQSILDFAECIKGETRKNMPEAIFSFASCSTNSAKHDSVRYNQFRSTCEKFGKPLLSLSLQCWPFLAQGLPCLEKIKNPIDFSWLGPAIFQAFQLSEEDSFNLSGKHAPATLIEQQKECILSLAVCCITYSKYLASICYGPEHYLANRAKDLLECINHVQ; this is translated from the exons ATGGCAATGGGGATGAGAGCCCGGGAATCTGTGAACATGTCGGAGGACCTAACTCAGGCCATTGCGCCTTATGCTACTGCCCTGCACGATGCGTCGCTCCAGTCCCACTGTTCGTCATGCTTCCACCGCATACCGGCTCAATCCCCCCACGACATGTCTTGCACGATGTGCGGTTCTGTTCGATATTGCTGCTCGGACTGCTTGATCTCGGACTGTGAAGTGCATTCATCTTCTGGTGAATGTTGCTTCTTTGTGAAACATCTCAGGGAAGCCTCCCCATCCACTCTTACCGAAGAAACGAGCGATATCCGTGCTGCTCTCCGCCTTCTCTATTCGCTTGAGACGCGTGGTCTTGTTTCATCTGATTCGGTCAGCAGCTCCAATAGGATCGGCGGGCTTTCTGCAAGTGGTATTAGGGAGGTTCTGGAGGAGGGTGGGGAGATTGCCGAGGGGGTGCTGGAGGGGAGTTTGTTGATGTTGTCTGCCAGAAAATCGAGGATGAAGAACTATGTTGGTCTCTCCAATGGCTTGACGATAGAGAAGGTGGCATTGTGGGCAGTGATGACAAATAGTGTTGAGGTGCAGATTAGCGAAGAGCAGTCTCTGGGGATTGCTGTTTATGGCCCTAGTTTCTCATGGTTCAATCATAGTTGCTGTCCCAGTGCTTCTTACCGATTTGTATTGGTTCCACAGAATGAAGGGTGTACTTCAAACAAACCAGAATCATGTGTAGTTCCTGTTAGCAAAGGAGCTGCGCCAGATGCG TGGCATGCTTGGCAGAATGAAGAAGCTGGTTTTGCTCATG CTCAATGTAAATATGGTCCACGAGTTGTTGTTCGCTGCACAAAGCCAATCAACAAGGGAGATGAAGTTTTCATAACATACATTGATCTTCTTCAGACAAGG GAAGCAAGGCTTTCAGATCTGTGGTCAAAGTATAAATTCATTTGTTCTTGCGAGCTTTGTACTGCACTACCAAAACCATATGTGGATCTTATTCTGAAT TGTGATGCTAGGAACTTGAAATCGCCACATAATGCTGTTACAGACCCAGCAATTGAGGATTTGGACAATAACTTACAACAGGCAATATCTGAATACTCATTCCTTGATGACTCTAAAGCTTGCTGTGATGTAATTGAAAGCATGCTTTCAGAAAACTTGATGAATGATTTGCAGCAAGAGGAACTTTCACCAAGGAAATACATACTACACCCCCTACACCATATCAGTGTCAGCAGTTTCATGATACTTGCCTCTGCATACCGGTGCAGTGCCTTCAAATCAAGCACTGATAATTTGCATGGAGAAAATTGTGATTTCATTTTCAGAATGACCAAAGCTGCAGCAGCTTATTCAATAGTTCTTGCAGGGGCTACACATCACTTGTTTTTATCTGAATGTTCCTTTGTGACCCTTCTGTCGCATTTTTTGCTAAGCACTGGACAGTCCATATTAGATTTTGCTGAATGTATTAAGGGAGAAACAAGGAAAAACATGCCTGAAGCTATCTTCAGCTTTGCTTCATGTTCAACAAATTCGGCAAAACATGATTCTGTGCGGTACAATCAATTCAGATCAACTTGTGAGAAGTTTGGCAAGCCCTTGTTATCTTTATCGTTGCAGTGCTGGCCATTTTTAGCCCAAGGCTTACCCTGCCTGGAAAAGATAAAGAACCCCATAGATTTCAGTTGGCTTGGTCCAGCAATATTTCAGGCTTTCCAGCTTTCTGAGGAAGATTCTTTCAACCTTTCTGGTAAACATGCGCCAGCAACTCTCATCGAGCAACAGAAAGAGTGCATTCTGAGCTTAGCTGTTTGCTGCATCACCTACAGCAAATACCTTGCAAGTATATGCTATGGTCCAGAACATTATTTGGCAAATCGTGCTAAAGATCTGCTTGAATGTATCAATCATGTACAATGA